Part of the Nostoc sp. ATCC 53789 genome, ACGATTTTCCAGTTATGTTGAGCGTTTATCTGAGTTTTCAGATGCGTTAGAAGCAGTTACCAAACAACCAGAGAATGTCAGTACTATTAAAACAATAGAAGAAAACCGTTTAGCTTTCGAGAATGTCACATTACAAACGCCAAACTATGAACAGGTAATCGTTGAAAATTTATCACTTTCTGTTCAACCAGGAGAAGGCTTATTGATTGTTGGGCCGAGTGGACGAGGTAAAAGTTCTCTGTTGAGAGCGATCGCAGGTTTGTGGAATGCGGGAACGGGTCGTTTGGTACGACCTCCCCTAAAAGAAGTATTATTCTTACCCCAACGGCCTTATATCATTTTAGGGACTTTGCGCGAACAGTTACTTTATCCTAATACGAATCGTCAAATGACCGACGCAGAACTCAAAGACGTTTTGCAACAAGTAAACTTGCAAAACTTACTAAGTCGAGTTGAAGGCTTTGACACTGAAGTTCCTTGGGAAAATATATTATCGATAGGAGAACAACAACGTCTTGCTTTCGCACGACTGTTAGTTACTCATCCGAGCTTTACTATATTGGATGAAGCAACAAGTGCTTTAGATTTGAAAAATGAAGGAAGTTTATATCAACAGTTACAATCAACGAAAACAACATTTATTAGTGTTGGGCACCGGGAAAGCCTGTTTGATTACCATCAATGGGTTTTAGAACTTGCACAAGATTCCAGTTGGCAACTTGTAACTGTCCAGGATTATCGAAATCAAAAAGCAAGTATAACTAAATTTCCGTCAAATACTCAAATCAAAATAAATGATTCGCCTGAAGACAAAGCGCAAAATGAGTCAAAAATCAGCACAGGCGAAAAACTTACTCATAAGGCAATGAATGAATTAACATCCTATTCACTTAGCACGATTAGAAGCAAGGCAAGCAAAGGAGAATTTATCACTACTAAGGACGGTATTATTTATCGCTATGATAAAGATCCCAATGTTTTGAAATGGGTTTTAGTTTAGCCATCACTCATACTTTTTGAAATTGTAAATTATTTCCATTGGGAGATTAAAGCGTCCTAGTCCAAGCTGCGACTGTAAATCCCAAGTAAAAGAAAGTGACAAAGAAGCAGAGCGAAAAGTCTGCCAACATTCAAACTACCCAACCAACGGGTGAGAATGCTGAGACAACCCAAACTCAGGAAAGCAAAGTTTCAGCCAATATCCAAAAGTGGGAACAACCGCAAACATAAACTCAGGAGCGATCGCTAAAAACTATGAATACGAAAGCTAATGCCAAATATAAAATCCTTGCTATAGATGGTGGTGAGAGTCGGGGCATCATCTCAGCACTAGTACTAGCAGAAATTGAAAAGAGTATTAATTTTATGTGAGTCTCCAACGGAGGCGCACGTTAATTTTTGGGGTGAAATGTTTTGATATCGATTTCGGTTTTCAGTACAGTTGGATCATCTGTGTGTTGAATACGAAAACCTAGTTTTTCACAAACTTTTTGCATACCATAATTGTCAACCAAAATATCAGCAGTGATAGTGCTGAGTTGCTCATCTCGACTGACTTGCAGTAACCTTTGTAGTAACTCGGTTCCTATACCTTGGCACTGATAGCGATCGCACACCACAATAGCAAATTCTGCTTCATTCGTACCATGTATTTTACTTAACCGCCCGACTGCCAATATTTGCCGTGTCTGCGTTTCGGGGTTTTGATATTCGACAACTAGGGCTATTTCGCGATCGTAATCAATAAAGCAGATACGTGTTAGGCGTTCATGGGCTACTCTTGACTGGAGTTTAATTAAGTGAAAATACCTGAAATAAACACTTTGCTCTGAGAGTGTCTTATGAAATTGCACCATCAACGGCTCATCTTCTGGACGGATGGGACGGATGGTAACTGGAGTGCCATCTTTCATCGTCCATTTGCTGACATATTGTGTAGGATATGGTCGAATTGCTAACTTTGGTAGTTGGTCTTTTTTAACATCTGGTTCATGAAGGATAATCCGCGCATCGAGGGCAATTAATTGTTCAGATGAAGCCAGCAACGGGTTAATATCGATTTCCTTAATCCAACGCTGTTCTACAACTAATTGACTAAATACCACCATTAATTGTTCAAGGGCAGCCATATCAACACTTTTGCGTCCCCGGACTCCTTTCAGCGCTTTGTAAATCTGCGTTTGCTCCATCATGCGCCGCACTAAAGTTGTATTCAGGGGTGGAAGTGCGATCGCGCGATCGTGAAAAACTTCGACTAGTTGTCCTCCTGTGCCAAAAAGCAACACCGGGCCAAACTGTGCATCCAGACTACTGCCGATAATCAATTCATAACCGGCCATTTTTACCATCGGCTGCACAGTTACACCTAAGAAGAGTGCTGAGTACTGAGTACTGAGTGCTGAGTAATGAGGGTCGTGTTGCAATTTATCCTGTAAAGAGGATTTAATGTTGCGGTAGGCTTGTCGTACAGCTTCAGCATCTCTTAGATTTAACTGCACACCGCCAACATCAGTTTTATGAGTGATTATCTCGGAAAACAGCTTTAAAACAACTGGATAACCAATTTTTTCAGCACATTGAACTGCTTCATCCTCGCTTTTAGAAACGCAAGTTGCAACCACCGGAATCCCATAAGCAGCTAAAATTTGCTTCGATTCAAACTCTGTAAGAATAGTTCGCTGTGTCTGACGTGCTGATTGGATAATTTTTTCCACACAGTTACGGTCTGGTATCCCTGATGAAGAATCAAGTGCAGGCATTATGGGAGTTTCGTAGATACCGCGCAGGTTATAACTAGACTGCCACATATAACTAAATATTCGAGCAGCAGTATCAGGATAAGGATATGTGGGAATATGGTTGCGATTGAGAATCATCTCACCTGCTGCAATATCTGCTCCTCCCATCCAACTAGCAAGGATGGGTTTACCAGCTATCTGTGCATAAGGTTTCAATTGCTCGGCTGTTTGGGTGGGGTCTGTCATCGCTTGAGGCGTGAGAATCACCAATAACCCGTCACTATTTGGGTCTTTAGCAGCAATTTCTAAGGCTTTGGTATATCGCTGTGGGTCAGCGTCGCCCAGAATATCAATCGGGTTGCCGTGACTCCAATGTGCTGGTAATAGTTGATTCAGAGATGCGCTAGTTTCTTCAGAAATTGGTGCAACTTCTCCACCCGCAGCAATCAAAGCATCAATGG contains:
- a CDS encoding bifunctional acetate--CoA ligase family protein/GNAT family N-acetyltransferase, with amino-acid sequence MQKPIQSSSNRAYDILRTEKANPLDAIFVPKSVAVIGASEKAGSVGRTLLWNLISNPFGGTVFPVNPKRHSILGIKAYPNIFDVPEKVDLAVIATPATTVPGIIAECVDAGIKGAIILSAGFKEAGAEGVALEQQILEQAQRGKMRIIGPNCLGVMSPRTGLNATFASTMARPGNVGFISQSGALCTAILDWSFRENVGFSAFVSLGSMLDVGWGDLIYYLGDDPHTKSIVIYMESIGNARSFLSAAREVALTKPIIVIKAGRTEAAAKAAASHTGALTGSDEVLDAAFRRCGVLRVNSISDLFDMAEVLAKQPRPQGPRLTILTNAGGPGVLAIDALIAAGGEVAPISEETSASLNQLLPAHWSHGNPIDILGDADPQRYTKALEIAAKDPNSDGLLVILTPQAMTDPTQTAEQLKPYAQIAGKPILASWMGGADIAAGEMILNRNHIPTYPYPDTAARIFSYMWQSSYNLRGIYETPIMPALDSSSGIPDRNCVEKIIQSARQTQRTILTEFESKQILAAYGIPVVATCVSKSEDEAVQCAEKIGYPVVLKLFSEIITHKTDVGGVQLNLRDAEAVRQAYRNIKSSLQDKLQHDPHYSALSTQYSALFLGVTVQPMVKMAGYELIIGSSLDAQFGPVLLFGTGGQLVEVFHDRAIALPPLNTTLVRRMMEQTQIYKALKGVRGRKSVDMAALEQLMVVFSQLVVEQRWIKEIDINPLLASSEQLIALDARIILHEPDVKKDQLPKLAIRPYPTQYVSKWTMKDGTPVTIRPIRPEDEPLMVQFHKTLSEQSVYFRYFHLIKLQSRVAHERLTRICFIDYDREIALVVEYQNPETQTRQILAVGRLSKIHGTNEAEFAIVVCDRYQCQGIGTELLQRLLQVSRDEQLSTITADILVDNYGMQKVCEKLGFRIQHTDDPTVLKTEIDIKTFHPKN